A region from the Halobacillus mangrovi genome encodes:
- the ccpA gene encoding catabolite control protein A, with protein MNVTIYDVAREANVSMATVSRVVNGNPNVKPATRKKVHDAIERLGYRPNAVARGLASKKTTTVGVIIPDISSIFFAELARGIEDIATMYNYNIILSNSDQNKDKELHLINAMLGKQVDGLVFMGGKITEDHIREFKTASVPIALAATVDESEETPAVNINYEQAAYEATELLLSHENKHVAFVAGPEDTVINVQKLEGYKRAMKDHGNDPEKWIVNGDYSYDSGIEALDQLLELDEKPTAVFVSSDEMALGVIHGAQDKGIRVPEDLEVFGFDNTRLATMVRPTLSTVVQPMYDIGAVAMRLLTKLMNKEEVEEQNVILPHRIIERNSTQQK; from the coding sequence ATGAATGTAACAATTTATGATGTAGCGAGAGAAGCGAATGTTTCCATGGCTACTGTATCAAGAGTAGTGAATGGAAACCCGAATGTTAAACCTGCAACGAGGAAAAAGGTGCACGATGCGATTGAGCGTCTTGGCTATCGTCCTAATGCTGTGGCACGAGGATTAGCGAGTAAAAAGACAACAACGGTCGGAGTCATCATTCCTGACATCTCAAGCATCTTCTTTGCTGAATTGGCAAGAGGAATTGAAGATATTGCAACAATGTACAATTATAATATCATCTTAAGTAATTCCGATCAGAATAAAGATAAAGAGCTTCACCTTATTAATGCTATGCTAGGAAAACAAGTGGATGGCCTTGTATTTATGGGAGGTAAAATTACAGAGGATCACATTCGTGAATTCAAGACGGCCTCTGTACCAATCGCACTAGCAGCTACTGTAGATGAGAGTGAAGAAACACCTGCTGTTAACATTAACTACGAGCAAGCCGCTTATGAAGCTACAGAGTTGCTATTATCTCACGAGAACAAGCATGTGGCTTTTGTAGCAGGTCCTGAGGATACGGTTATCAATGTTCAGAAACTTGAAGGATATAAACGTGCGATGAAAGATCACGGTAATGACCCTGAAAAATGGATTGTAAACGGCGATTATTCGTATGATTCAGGTATTGAAGCATTGGACCAGCTTTTAGAATTAGATGAGAAGCCTACTGCTGTGTTCGTATCTTCTGATGAAATGGCCTTAGGAGTTATTCATGGGGCCCAGGACAAAGGGATCCGGGTACCAGAGGACTTAGAAGTGTTCGGATTCGACAACACTCGTTTAGCTACGATGGTACGTCCAACTCTTTCTACAGTTGTTCAGCCTATGTATGATATCGGAGCGGTTGCGATGCGTCTGCTGACAAAACTGATGAACAAAGAAGAAGTAGAAGAGCAAAACGTCATCTTACCTCACCGAATTATCGAAAGAAACTCAACTCAGCAGAAATAG
- the motS gene encoding flagellar motor protein MotS, producing MKLRRKKKNTNGAPKWMTTYADMITLILVFFVLLFSMSQINLVKFDAVAESFKNRMIFDFYPSPLINKHPTEQSKIKENGEKNNEFELPLEDPDNMAEIQKEEEKLEDLKKEIDQYLEDNQLNDLISANETERGIVLVLEEQLLFETSKAEILDSAKPFLSKVGTLLKNIPNFVKVEGHTDNRQISTYRYPSNWELSAARASSVIRYLLSNTEKLSPERFTAVAYGETKPVAPNDSEENWRKNRRVEIVILNPVNES from the coding sequence ATGAAGCTTAGAAGGAAGAAAAAGAACACGAATGGCGCCCCGAAATGGATGACAACTTATGCAGATATGATTACCTTAATTCTTGTGTTTTTTGTGCTTCTGTTTTCCATGTCTCAAATAAACTTAGTCAAATTTGATGCGGTAGCGGAATCATTCAAAAACAGAATGATTTTTGATTTTTATCCATCACCATTAATAAACAAACATCCTACAGAGCAATCAAAAATTAAGGAGAATGGGGAAAAAAACAATGAATTTGAACTGCCGCTGGAAGACCCGGACAATATGGCAGAAATACAGAAAGAAGAAGAAAAATTAGAAGATCTGAAAAAAGAAATAGACCAATACTTAGAAGATAATCAGCTGAATGATCTCATTTCGGCAAATGAAACAGAGCGAGGAATCGTCCTTGTTCTTGAAGAACAGCTTTTGTTTGAAACGAGTAAAGCAGAGATCCTCGATAGTGCAAAACCATTCTTATCAAAAGTAGGAACTCTACTAAAGAACATCCCTAATTTTGTAAAGGTGGAAGGACATACAGATAATCGTCAAATATCTACCTACCGATATCCATCGAATTGGGAACTCTCAGCTGCAAGGGCAAGCAGTGTAATTAGATACCTGCTCTCAAATACAGAAAAACTTAGCCCTGAGCGATTTACTGCCGTGGCTTATGGAGAAACCAAGCCGGTAGCACCGAACGATTCTGAAGAAAATTGGAGAAAGAATCGCAGGGTAGAAATTGTGATCCTTAATCCTGTGAATGAGAGTTAA